The genomic DNA AGACGCGTaagtttttgaaatttgaaataactGATAGTTCCTCTCTATCCAATGTGTTGTAATGGGTTCCCAACATAATCAAAGTTCGAAGTCGACTAACATCCATTGATTCCAACAAACAAAACGCTTCAAATTCCAGAGATACATGCACAGGTCTTCCTGGACATCTTTTTGCCGTACTATCCAAGTAACAACAATCGTTTCCAGCTACTTGTGTTGCAAGATCGTGCATCAAATCATGCATTCTAAAACCATTTATATCACCATCTTTATTCAATTTTGCATCTTGGAAGAATGATTTCATcaagaaaatattaacaaattggTTACCAACATCTTCCATGCTCTTCCCTTCAACTGAACAGTCAAGATAACCATGCGCCATCCACATTCGAATCAACTCATCCTTCTCAAATTCCCAATCCTTAGGATATAAAGAGCAATAAGCAAAACATTGTCTTTGTTGAGGCGACAAGTTATGGTAACTCAATTTTAGGACCGGCATGATGCTATCTTTATCCTCacacaagttccaaaaatttcCTTGTAGGACATCAATCAATTCCCTTTCTTCACTTTTACTTTGTAATATGCCTCCTAACGATCTAATTGCTAATGGAACTCCTTTGCACTTTTCCGCTATCTTCCTACCAATTGATTCAATGGTTCTATTCACTCCAATGGTATCATCCCAAGATGCAATTTTCTTTAATAGACTCCAAGATTCTTCTGGAATCAAACCATTCAAAACATAAGGGACACTTACACCCATGGTTTGTGCCACAATTGCACTACGAGTCGTCACTACAACCTTACTTCCTTGAGCCCCACACATCAAATAAGTCTTCAATTGAGCCCATTTTTCATAACTCTCATTCCAAATGTCATCTAGAACTAACAAGTATCTCTTACCAGTTAAATGGTCACGAAGCTTAGTTTGCAAGTTGTCCAATGATAATGCATCATCAATTTTGTTCTTGGTTAATGACTCCAACATGTTCTTCACAATAGTTTTGACTTCAAAGTTTTCAGAGACACATACCCACATCctcttttcaaacaaatttttcacTTCCATGTCACAATAAATCATTTGAGCAAGAGTTGTCTTTCCCAAACCACCAAATCCAACAACAGCAATCAAAGAGACATTTTGATTTTCATGTGGTTGTCTCAACAAGCTTATAATCTTCATTTTATCATCTTCTCTTCCAATGATATCCGATTCCAACACAAAAGAACTAGTCTCTCTCCTTACACAGTTAGTTTGTTGAACCACCACAACGTTTGAGTTTAGATTCAACCCAGACATATCTTTTACTACATCATTAAAacctttttgtattttttcaatCTCATATGCCATTTTACGGcgaaaagaaattttgtttggaGATAAGGAATGAAGTACCTTTGTTACTTTGTTCTTATGAGTTTCATCCATTTTGTTCCTCATATCTTCAATAACAAATTCATCTAGCAAATCATCTGCAGGATGAAGCACATCTTTGAGCCTTCTTACCCAATTTCGAACAGCATGATTTTGTGCTTCTTGTTTCTCTTCAGCATCAAGGAGCACAACTCTAATAGATTCAACCGTGTTCTTAAGCTTTTCCAATTCATTCATAACACCATTGATCCGTCCAAATTCACGCAAGGCAGCAGACCCTAACCTGTCATAGAAAATATAAGTTTCTTATTTTCTCGAAAAGtttgaaataaacaaaaacaaccatATAAGGTGGATGAAAATTATGTCACCTATTTATGAGGCTAGTAGCAACACCATATGGAATTTGCTCTGCCAttcttcaaatgaaaaaaagaaagcaTATGAATCTAAAGCAAACGTGAAACGTTACTGAGTTTGGTGATGGTAATGAACGGAGCAAGAAATGGACGATAATAATACATTaatgatatgaaaaataaacaatagtTGACCACTATTGTATAAAAAatggaagagaaaaagaagcaCCGTGCCGTGTCCACACCGCATGACTAAACGATGGCTCCACAACAGTGTcggtaaaaaaatttatttgaaatatgATGCTAATGATTATTTTAAGGATActctttaaaagtttaaaatagtaaaattttatgaaaaatatatgtatttaaggcattaaaaattgaaatatttgagtttttaaataaataattttttttgtttcaatttttttatttaaaatctttaaaaacaGTCCAAAGAACATCTTACcataactcttttatttttgatttactCATGGTGTCGGTGggaaaagttatggtgcataagtcatttccttatgcaccgtgcataaacacttcacaaccattGAATTTACATAAGAAAAGGCCgtataaaaacaacttcaaacaaaaaaaaagtcataaaccaacactctttctctctctctaagtctgaaacttagagagagatgCTCTGGAAAAGAGTTTCTTCTCCGACCTCCTCTTCAAGCGGTGGCTGCCGGCCCAATAGGGCGGCACCGCGGCGCCGAAGATAGCAAAAACctccgttttcaaaaaaaaattcaagaatccgacatccattttctttttaaactcaaatccacctttaaaattttcgaaaagcAAACACATATGCCTAGATCTAGCTTCAAAGATTCGGAAAAAAAAAGGACACGGAAGAGAAGAATTCGAAATTGATAGAAGAGAATAGAAGAATTCGAAATTTGTAGTGTgttatgattctgatgattgttTGCTGGAAAAGTGTTTGATGGATTTGTAGTGAAAGCTCAAAAAATGAATTGCTGAAACCATTCCCACAGCAAAAATTTATGGAAACCATtcccacagcaaaatggttttggagtacaacacacagaaaccatttccacggcaaaatgattttggagtacaactcacagaaaccatttctttCCTCCTCCTCCAATTGTGTCAGTCCAAAACTAAATGATGGCAATGACTCTAGGTCCTTAGTTTTTTTCACCtactggaaaccattaagtataTCTAATAGTTCATTAAGTATATCTAatagttttggagtacaactcacaaaaaccatttccacagcaaaatgattttggcataattttatacaaaacatactataataagGACATTTGTGACTGTCATTGAACCAAATCAACATTCTGAAATCATTATTAAACTAAAATGATGACTTCCACGGTTGTAGTATTGTTTCGTTTGGTTTCGCTTGGAGGTATAGGGAAGCAATTATATTTCAAATGGGATTTATGCACAGTGCATAAGGATTTttttatgcaccataaccactcccgGTGTCGGTATGGGACatcatatttgtcatttttttttttaaggaagcatATTTGTCATTTCTTGGTCATggtgttttttgtttctttctctgATTCGCCAAGAGAGATTTCTTTTGGATAATCTTTTGGCAATTTGCATTTTAATGATTCAATCAAATACAAATTCAATTGAACGCATGATTTTCTCTAACCAATGTAAATAAAATGATCTTCTATAATGTATACATATTCTTTTTATCATTGAATTAATAAGAAATAGGCTTAATTGAACATTAGCtcctttaaataattatatgtttatattttggtcccataaattgtAAAACTAATATTTTGGTCTCCTGGGTTTTGCTCCGTCAGTCAAATTGATCccctccgttagttttttaatatctaaattttttgatataattttaacCGTTTGATTGCATATCCATTATACCTATAGTGAACCGtcaacatcttttttttttcatttttccagaattatttttcttccaaaatacAGATTCAAAGAAACACAACATAACACACAAATTACAACAACCTTCAAGAAAAATTCACCACCATCATCTCATCACTACACATAAACAACAACCATCATCACCAACATCATCTCATCACTAactccaacaaaataaaaaaattccaacaaaatcaaaaggaaactttttcaaaatcaaactgaaacaaacaacaagaaaataaaattcatcacAAAAACATTTCTTGAACAAAGCATGAAATGTTGATGAAGAGAGACAGCGCCCataaaacataatgaaaaaaaaaaaccttaaacgtCTGCAAATAAAGAGATGAATGTGACTGGATACGTGGCGGCGCCGATGGTTTAACATGACCCATATGTCAAGGCTGGTTTAATGTACATCATTAAGTGTCATGATccattttcatcatttaattttCTGGTAATTTAAAGTAACGTTGAAGCATACCCATatgtttgttttcttcaaaCTCAGACCCATTTGGTTTGTTGGAGTTTTTATGGTACAATAGTAAGAATGGGAGGTTACATGTTTTTTGGTTGAAATTGGAACTcggttttgattgatttttcagtTTTTGGAATGTGATTTGAATTGagtgtttttatattttgtgactttgtgtttgttgttgttgtacgAACACAGGGAGATGTTAGATCTGCGGGAGTGAGGGAAATTAAATTGAAGTGAAAAATCATAGAAACAACTGGATTTTTGTTCCGTTGATGATGTTTGTTGATGTGGAATTGTTGCAGAAtagttgttgttttgattttgaaaatggtgTTGAATTGGTGcagaattgattttttattttattttatgaatgttAGTGAAGATggtatgaagatgatgaagaagagtgaagaagaagataaagaaaaggAGGATTAATTAGTTGTTGTTGACTCACCGTAAGATAAAACACACATGCGTAATCCAATGAcccttcttttaaaaaaaaaatcaaatggtttAAATTAGAAGaattaataggatctatggtggaccactcttaaagttggtccaccatagacatttgGGGGTTAAAGTTAACGGTCAGGACCTTTTTGACTGACGGAGCAAAATCAAGAGGACCAAAATGTGGATTTTacaatttatgggaccaaaatgtaaacaCATAATTATTTAGAGGACCAAATGTCCAATTAAGCCTAAGAAATATTATACTTTATTTTACCTGACACTAAAGGAAACTAATTACTGTTCTCGTGAACTttgctcagttggtatgaacaatgcataatacatgCAGGTCCGGGTTCGAATCTCGaccactactaaaaaaaaggaaactaatttgttaaaaaattatattttcttttgggaGGGATTTTTATAATACCCTATACATTTcagcacaatttcattaaaaaatacaaaggcTATACATGAGTTGACTTAGAAATAGAGACCAAAAGTGgcgattgaaaattttataggaactaaaagttaaaagtaaatggtttaaatgtgtcattggtccctgtactttcatcagattttggcattggtccctgcacttttttttgtttggcattggtctctgtactttgtaaaaatattggtattggtccctctgttagctttctgttaaaaaaaaacacaaaactaacgAAGTGCCAcatggcccaatcatttcacaccacgtggcaccaatatcaatatttttacaaagtgcagggaccaataccaatatttttacaaagtgcagggactaataccaatagttttgtgtttttttttaacagaaagttaacagagggaccaataccaatatttttacaaagtgtagggatcaattccaaacaaaaaaaaagtgtagggaccaatgccaaaatctgatgaaagtgcagggactaaagacatatttaagccaaagtaaatttagagagactaaaatgaaaaattgatatatttatatggatcaaaaacatatttaaccctaatctaAATGACTTAAAGACTAAAACAGTCTGGTTAAACAATAACTAAACTAATATTCAACTACTATAATTCTTCACCTAAAATATTTCATCttaactctattttttttacaagaccAACTTAACTCTATCAGCACACATACTTCTAATggttatctttattttaattcttgATCTGCccaagatatatatttttgggttaatggtgctttacctccctgtaatatagatcatttttggttttcccccctgtaaaatatttttttttggaatatcctgttggaacaaaatgtgtttcacaataaaccttattaagttttgatgataacaaggtattaaaaattgtcaattggttattactaataattgttcaagtgtacaggaccaaaggctactcaagttatttcaatag from Medicago truncatula cultivar Jemalong A17 chromosome 8, MtrunA17r5.0-ANR, whole genome shotgun sequence includes the following:
- the LOC25500677 gene encoding disease resistance protein RGA2 codes for the protein MAEQIPYGVATSLINRLGSAALREFGRINGVMNELEKLKNTVESIRVVLLDAEEKQEAQNHAVRNWVRRLKDVLHPADDLLDEFVIEDMRNKMDETHKNKVTKVLHSLSPNKISFRRKMAYEIEKIQKGFNDVVKDMSGLNLNSNVVVVQQTNCVRRETSSFVLESDIIGREDDKMKIISLLRQPHENQNVSLIAVVGFGGLGKTTLAQMIYCDMEVKNLFEKRMWVCVSENFEVKTIVKNMLESLTKNKIDDALSLDNLQTKLRDHLTGKRYLLVLDDIWNESYEKWAQLKTYLMCGAQGSKVVVTTRSAIVAQTMGVSVPYVLNGLIPEESWSLLKKIASWDDTIGVNRTIESIGRKIAEKCKGVPLAIRSLGGILQSKSEERELIDVLQGNFWNLCEDKDSIMPVLKLSYHNLSPQQRQCFAYCSLYPKDWEFEKDELIRMWMAHGYLDCSVEGKSMEDVGNQFVNIFLMKSFFQDAKLNKDGDINGFRMHDLMHDLATQVAGNDCCYLDSTAKRCPGRPVHVSLEFEAFCLLESMDVSRLRTLIMLGTHYNTLDREELSVISNFKNLRVLKLSSSLSKLPCSIDKLKHLRYLNLLRCRGLESLPKFLGNLVCLQTIKVSWDEVVLSTKVVSKLINLRHLEINNWTFKEKTQDGFRKLSIQQYDGSMFSKWLSPLTNIIEISLDCCRGLQYLPPLERLPFLKSLELCYLDELEYIYYEEPILHESFFPSLESLKFMGCNILRGWRRMGDDFSDINSSRHLLLPQFPRLSILEIGGCWMLTSMPIFPEIKTRLSLTECNVQILEATLNIAMSQYSTGFPPLSMLKSMEIGEVSSDVKKLPKDWLQNLTSLENLDFYFVSSEQFQVIEMWFKDGLNCLPSLQTITFKSCSHLNTLPYWVCNLSSLQHIKMINCGNLALLPEGMSRLTNLRTLEIIGCPLLGEEFWTETSATTSIIRQEVFWHEEDNGEPKRQFFYESGYSVRERNKRWAKLQFRKI